In Sulfitobacter albidus, the following proteins share a genomic window:
- a CDS encoding FMN-dependent NADH-azoreductase, with translation MSILHITSSANPGVSTSTLLGAEAAAKIGGPVTTRDVTHGLRPIDAAWIAANVTPETDRDPAARALLAQSDALVAELQAHDTLILSTPLYNFGVTAALKNWIDLICRAGQTFRYTDAGPQGLLHGKRAVIIVATGGTPAEGPLDFATPYLRQIMTFIGITDVTCIAADRLMADADRAMEDARARIAAL, from the coding sequence CCCGGCGTCTCGACATCGACCCTGCTGGGCGCCGAAGCGGCGGCAAAAATCGGCGGGCCCGTCACCACCCGTGACGTGACCCACGGCCTGCGCCCCATCGACGCGGCATGGATCGCGGCCAATGTCACGCCCGAGACCGACCGCGATCCCGCCGCGCGCGCGCTGCTGGCCCAATCCGATGCCCTCGTGGCGGAGCTGCAGGCGCACGACACGCTGATCCTGTCCACGCCTCTCTACAATTTTGGCGTCACCGCCGCGCTGAAGAACTGGATCGACCTGATCTGCCGCGCGGGCCAGACCTTCCGCTACACCGACGCAGGACCACAAGGGCTCCTGCACGGCAAGCGCGCCGTCATCATCGTCGCCACCGGTGGCACCCCGGCGGAAGGCCCGCTCGATTTCGCGACCCCCTATCTGCGCCAGATCATGACCTTCATCGGCATCACCGATGTGACATGTATCGCCGCCGACCGCCTCATGGCCGACGCCGACCGCGCCATGGAAGACGCGCGCGCACGCATCGCAGCCCTCTGA